A window of the Lactuca sativa cultivar Salinas chromosome 7, Lsat_Salinas_v11, whole genome shotgun sequence genome harbors these coding sequences:
- the LOC111912242 gene encoding probable receptor-like protein kinase At5g38990, producing the protein MSDASINRLKALLQLGEQACQRFTLSEIQLATNNFDETLVIGRGGFGNVYKCRMKIGLVSEVAVKRLHSMSTQGAHEFEAEVKVLSKLRHGNLVSLVGYCNEGNEMLLAYEFMPNGTLKDHLHKTDSKLSWLRRLKICIGAARGLDYLHTGTSTQNGVIHRDVKASNILLDANFAAKISDFGLAKVGPIGQTQTYVSTNVKGTFGYMDPSYFHTGKLTRKSDVYAFGVVLFEVLSGRQANAR; encoded by the coding sequence ATGTCAGACGCATCTATCAACCGCCTCAAGGCCTTACTCCAACTGGGAGAGCAGGCATGTCAACGGTTTACTCTTTCCGAGATTCAATTGGCAACCAACAACTTTGACGAGACTTTAGTCATTGGGCGTGGAGGATTCGGCAATGTGTATAAATGTAGGATGAAGATAGGGTTAGTAAGCGAAGTTGCAGTAAAAAGGTTGCACTCCATGTCCACACAAGGGGCCCATGAATTTGAAGCGGAAGTTAAAGTTCTTTCTAAGCTTCGACATGGTAATCTTGTGTCTCTTGTTGGTTATTGCAATGAAGGAAATGAGATGCTCCTAGCTTATGAGTTCATGCCTAATGGGACACTTAAAGATCATCTTCACAAAACTGATTCCAAATTATCTTGGTTACGACGACTCAAGATATGCATAGGTGCCGCTCGCGGATTAGACTATCTTCACACAGGCACATCAACCCAAAATGGAGTTATACATCGTGATGTGAAGGCATCTAATATTTTGTTGGATGCAAACTTTGCAGCTAAAATTTCAGATTTTGGATTGGCCAAAGTTGGTCCGATAGGTCAGACACAAACTTATGTCAGCACCAATGTCAAAGGGACATTTGGCTATATGGACCCGTCCTATTTCCATACTGGAAAATTGACAAGAAAATCTGATGTTTACGCGTTTGGAGTTGTATTGTTTGAGGTGTTGTCCGGGAGGCAAGCGAACGCTAGATGA
- the LOC111912228 gene encoding probable serine/threonine-protein kinase PBL10 isoform X3 — MAEVVFKLKSILSQEREKKISVVNKEKLLYKVRDFFTCNFDMMSDGRVRSQSVMSDVAVRSKFVVPDVTGGRKSLMSGVAGGSKSVKKDDKVLSKSDFSAQNITKSTTGSIRIFTYDELVSATNDFKDMEGSPTSYGSIYKGWVDEKSYAPTESGVGLAIYVRKEEILTWKLDLKILEFSHPNITKLLGYCLSNVTMFWVYELIPGICLDDHLFRAPDRTPLSWAARLKIAQGAAKGLSFFHQKNLPAYNSFDGNHILVDRDFNARLWDYKIDNLLAPTGCSTFKRDKLDCIFGSMPGDVCSRLVHLFYRRGLQRWCADFMNFYFRK, encoded by the exons ATGGCTGAGGTTGTCTTTAAGCTCAAGTCTATTCTGTCGCAGGAAAGGGAAAAAAAAATTTCTGTGGTTAATAAAGAAAAATTACTTTACAAGGTAAGGGATTTTTTTACTTGCAACTTTGACATGATGTCAGATGGTAGGGTAAGAAGCCAATCTGTGATGTCTGATGTTGCAGTAAGAAGCAAATTTGTGGTCCCTGATGTTACAGGAGGAAGGAAATCTTTGATGTCTGGTGTTGCAGGAGGAAGCAAATCAGTGAAGAAGGATGATAAAGTCCTTAGCAAATCTGATTTTAGTGCTCAAAATATCACGAAATCTACAACTGGAAGTATCAGAATATTTACGTACGATGAGTTGGTAAGTGCAACAAATGATTTCAAAGACATGGAGGGTTCTCCTACTTCTTATGGATCCATTTACAAAGGTTGGGTTGATGAAAAGTCATATGCTCCTACAGAATCTGGTGTTGGTTTGGCAATATATGTTAGGAAGGAGGAGATTCTAACCTGGAAG TTGGACTTGAAAATATTAGAATTCAGTCATCCCAATATTACTAAACTTTTGGGATATTGCTTGTCTAATGTAACTATGTTTTGGGTATATGAGCTCATTCCAGGGATATGTTTAGATGATCATCTATTCAGAG CACCAGATAGAACTCCACTTTCTTGGGCTGCACGATTGAAAATAGCACAAGGAGCAGCTAAAGGCCTGTCTTTCTTCCATCAGAAGAATCTTCCAGCTTATAATAGTTTTGATGGCAATCATATATTGGTGGACAGG GATTTTAATGCTCGGCTTTGGGATTATAAAATAGACAATTTACTTGCCCCCACTGGCTGCTCTACTTTCAAAAGAGACAaattggattgtatttttggaTCTATGCCTGGAGATG